AAaattgtgtttaacatgatttatgaatgactacctcatctttgtaccccacaaatacaattatctgtaaaggtccctcagtcgagcagtgaattccaAACACAGAATTAACAGCAAAGcccagggaggttttctaatgccttgcaaagaagggcacctattggtatatCAATACAacaagtcactacaaagatataagcgtccttcctaactcagtttccggagaggaaggaaaccactcaggggtTTCACcaagaggccaatggtgactttaaaacagttacagagtttaatgactgCGATAGGAGAAAGCTGAtggtggatcaacaacattgtaattactccacaatactaacctaaatgactgagtgaaaagaaggaggcctgtacagaatacaaatatttcaaaacatgcatcctgtttacaataaTACTGTTTACAATAACTGCCAAAAATctagcaaagaaattaacttcatgtcctgaatacaaagcgttatgtttggggaaaagtCAACACAACCTGCATTTAAATTTGAGCCGATCCTGCTCCACTGagttttggactgttttgttccgGGAACCCATTTGCAAGGATCCGGTACCTTTCTTCCCATGAAAAATTCATTTTCACAGTTTGCAATGTAAAAGTTATAATTAAAGCAAATCAGAGGTAATTCAAGTTGCCTCCTCTGTAATTCTCCTACTACCTAAATCACGCAAATGTGAAAACGTGCCTGATATTTTCAGGATGAACTTGGACCGGCCTCGGTTTATGCAACATCGCAGCCTATAGACCGACACGTGGCCATTGCTGTGGTGAGAGAGAAGCGCCTCTGTATCTCTCAGAAATAGAACAACATTAACTTTATAtgatctctctcccactctctgatAAGACATGAGGCTGCAATTCTGCTCTCTCCAGCATTGCATTTCATAATTAATTTCCTTATAGAATTATAGCCGTGGCAACGATGCTAGAGGTGACATAACACCCCATATAAATTGAAATACATTAGCCAAAGTTATATAGAATTACTGCGGTTTGTTCAGAAATAAATTCAATATTTCAGAAGACTACACCAGGAGTAAGTCTatcatttagccacagaggatcaatagctttaaaataataataataatctattgcctagctgtggattgtgcGTAGCCCAATCAAAAGGCATGCCTACAGTTGGGAACGTGCGGCAAATCGGTCAGTGAGCAGCATTCAAACAAAACAGGCCTTTTGCAATATTTCAACGGCAttgttttacaaagtaaaacGAGAGAGGCTTCAGCCATCGACGGTGAGTGAGATGAAACTGGAAATCGTTTTTTACACACCTAGGTCTAGGCTATTGATGTATTCAAGACAAGGTTGTTTTTCTTGAGCTCagattctcagtttgtcagtgtcaaagtaggCTGTTCGATCATTCCGATCATTTGtgaggaatttaaaaaataaaaagatgcTCAAATCTTAAGTAATCTAAAATTATATAGAATTGAGTGAAATTAGTCTATAACAAGGCACTtcaaatcggcttgaaaatctatggcaagacttgaaaacggctgtctagcaatgatcaacatcacacctgcgggacaggtacaggatggcaacaacaactggccgagttacaccaggaacgcacaatccctccatcagtgctcagactgtccgcaataggctgagagaggctggactgagggcttgtaggcctgttgtaaaggcaggtcctcgccagacatcactggcaacaacgtcgcctatgggcacaaacccaccgttgctggaccagacaagactggcaaaaagtgctcttcactgaagagcctggatctcaatcccattgagcacgtctgggacctgttggatcggaaggTGAGGGCTACGGCCATTCCCCCcggaaacttgcaggtgccttggtggaagaatagggtaacatctcacagcaaaaactggcaaatctggtgcagtccaggaggagatgcactgcggtacttaatgcagctggtggccacaccagacactgacggttactgttacttttgattttaacaccccctttgttcaggcacacattattcaatttctgttagtcacacgtctgtggaacttgttcagtttgtctctcagtttctgaatcttatgttcatacaaatacttacacgttatgtttgctgaaaataaacacagttgatagtgagaggatgtttcttttttgctgagttcagaACTCCTCTGGATACCAGTCCAAACTCATTCAGTAACACCCTGTGAAAGCACACATGGCTTCTGACACCGGTTTTGATATTTCTTCATATCTATACGtttcatcaactcttcatttgGTGTGACTGTATTGGCATTGTTTATAATGTCGTCTTTGGTGTGTAACTGCAGAAACAAAGTAACTTGCTCAGTGACTGAACATTAGATGGTGATGTTATAACTGGAACAGTGTTGTGTAATGTCATCAATGAAAATTGGATTGCGTACTCACTTATTGTTCTAAATTGCCATGTGttcttttttccccctcattggACACAAGGCAAATCAAACAGACTTTCTGCCCCAGACTGAGATGAGCACCGACATGCAACCCTTCAACACCACCTCAACATCCAGCCCCTTCAACACCTCAgacttcattgccaaaatcgCAGCCAACGACCTGACATCCAGGGCCAACTACGTCTATGCGCTCTGTGCCGTGCTGGGCTTGGCCTCGGCGTGCATTCTACTCTACGCCTTAATTCGGTCCTACAGAGCCCAGAGGTACCTGGCCTGGCTGGACTCCCTGCTCTGGGCCTTTTccagctcccagctccttctcttgctcctctccctctcttccgtaGCACACCGGCCCAGCTACCTGGTGACCACACACATCGGCTGTGCTGCGCTCGCCTTCACCGTCAACATGGCATCCCTCTGCGGGCTGTTGCTCCTGGTGTTCATGGGATACGCCCTGACCTTCGACACACCAACTCACGCCCTGCTGAAGAGGCCTTGGGTCTGTGTGGCTCTGGTGCTTCTGGTTTCTATCCTGTGCTCCTTGGTGCTGGCAAGACTCAGAGGCCCCTCCAAGGAACTGCATTTGGAGGGCATATGTATTATAGACCCAACTGAGGCAGGAAGGTCTTATGCCATGGCGAAGCTTTGTCTGGGGTGCCtaattccctacctcctccttctGGGACTCCTGACAGGCGGCTGCGTCCGCCAATGGAAATCCAGCAGCCGGTTCCTCTCCGGATCAGAGGAAGGGCCGGTGTTCCTGGCAGTGGCTGTGGTGATATTTGTATGTCAGCTATTCCATGGCATTGTGCTGGTAAGGGGGGCAGGGATGCAGCAGGCTGGTGATCTCAGCTATCACGAGAGGGCGTTCATGCACGTGTCCGAGTTTGTGATGTTCTCTGGGagttgtgtgtgtctagtgttAGTGCTCCTGCTGCATAGGCCGTGCAGGGAAAGCCTTCTGGAGGTGATCAGGCAACTCCGCGACTGCTGCCGGGGCCTGGGGGGCCGACAGACCCACAGACACATCATGGCCCCCCATATTGAGATCGCTGACACTCAGGACTATAACCCTTAGGTCAATAACCATCTCAGACATTCAGGAATATTATGCCTTTTTTAAGACCGCCAAATCTATCCTTATAAACGttgattcatatatatatatatatattagaagcTGACAGCAAATAACTTAAAAGCAAGGATACTTTATGAAAGTTTAGTTGCTGATCGTTTACATTTAATTTTGGCTTGAATTTGAAGACTGTAAATAGTGTTACTCAGACAGTTTTGTTTTCCAATGTACTTTTTGTAACTTTTTCAATGTAATGATTATAATCTTATTTCATGTATGATCAGCGTACTGTTACTTCACCAACCAACTGACTTTTCTCCGGCAAATCGAACGATGTCTGTACAATTCATTGGTGACTTTTGCAATATGATGTTAGTGAAATTGCAAACGAAGAAGAGTAAAACGAAGTTGTGCAATGACAAATAAACCATGAAGAATCATTGGAAAGACTATTTCTACTAATTCAACTGACATGTGCTACTGTTTCTACACTTAGACTTGCTAAGACACACAACACTTCCAAGAAACAGACAGTGGCGGTGTTTGCATAAACATGTTTTACACAAAAACCCATTCAAACTCAATGTCACAATATGATGACTGAATAGTGGGAAAACACTGTACAAaggaaatacagtgcatttggaaagtattcaaaccttcccttttaccacattttgttacgttacagacttattctaaaattgattcaattataTATGTtttgtcatcaatctacacacaaaaccctataatgacaaagcaaaaaacagttttagacatttttgcaaatgtattacaaaaaaaaaaatgaaatagctgatttacataagtattcagagcctttggtATAAGCCTCaaaaatgagctcaggtgcatcatcctgtttccattgatcatctttgagatgtttctacaatttggtgtccacctgtggtaaattaaattgattagaTTAAATTAATTGAACATGATTtgcaaaggcacacacctgtctatagaaggtcccacagttgacagtgcaagtcaaagcgaaaaccaagccatgaggtcaaaggaattgtccatagagctctgagacaggattgtgtcgaggcacagatctggggaagggtaccaaaacatttctgcaacattgaaggtccccaagaacacagtggcctccatcattcttaaaccaagactcttcctagagctggccacccggccaaactgagcaatcgggggagaagggctttggtcagggaagtgaccaagaacctgatgatcactctgacatagctccagagttcctctgtggatatgggagaaccatctctgcagaactccactaatcaggcccttatggtagagtggccagacggaacccactcctcagtaaaaggtacatgacagcctgcttggagtttctCAAAAGGCACCAAAAAAAGACTCAGGCCATTAGAAActagattatctggtctgatgaaaccaatattgaactctttggcctgaatgccaagtgtcacatctggaggaaacctggcactatccctacggtgaagtatggtgatggcagcatcatgctttggggatgttcttcagtggcagggactgggagactagtcaggatcaagggaaagatgaacagagcaaagtacagagcggtccttgatgaaaatcttatgtaaatgtgatttctcCATTTTTATAAAATGTGCAAAAAATTAtacaaatctgtttttgctttgtcattatggagcaatgtgtgtagattgatgaggggaaaaaaaaaacaatttaatcaattttagaataaggctgtaacataacaaaatgtggaaaaactaaAGGGGTCTGAAGACTTTCCAAATACAGTGTATTTACTAAAGGAATGTACTAAAGGGAAGCTTGCCAAAACATTGGTGTAAGTTTCTTTTGGACTGGATATAGTTCCTGCATCCTTAGGTAGTAGCCAGGGGCTTCCTATTCATAGATGGCAGAGACTCACCTGAAAATGGATTGACAAACTCAGATACATTTAAATACAGATCTCACAAGAACATTTCCAACAGTGAAAACATGTCCTTAAGTTGTTGTGTTGAGTAGGTGATGGCATATCTTTATATAGGGGAGAGTGGGTTAAGTTGAGCCAAAGAGTTAATTGAGCCATGCCTTGTTTCTAGGAAGCCATAAACAAAATGGAgtctgaaggaagaaaccacatggagaGGTAAGCAAGTTTAGTCCAAAATGATTTTCAGAAAGTCAAATTAATTGGTGTTATgagtttcatgatgcttgtattgTTTTATaacatcagttggggtctctataagctacaaggtagcctagtggttagagcattgggccagtaattgaaaggttgctagatcaaatcctcgaactgacaaggtaaaaatctttggttctgcccctgaacaaggcagttaacccactgttcctaggccatcattgtaaataagaaattcttaactgacttgcctagttaaaaaaaaaaaaaaaaaaaatggaggtTAAGTCTAGCAtgaagtgcatccttgtagctgtgtggacTAATATAGTAAAAATGTTTGTCTTGGGGTAAGTTGGTCACCGTACTAATGATACAATTTTGTCCGTTTTATGCACACTTATTGCAATGTGTCATAGATATGAACAACAAAAAATattgtgcatttttattgttaCAGAGCAGACGTCATCATGCACTACGTATACAAACGTAAAACAAGCAAAAGTCTAGCCCCCCTTGTTGTTCTTGAGAGAGCAGCGACAGGAAGTGAGAGAAGGGGAAAAGTACATTCGAGTAGCAGCAAAGGGATACAACTTCTAACTGAATGACACTGAAGAGGAACACTGACAAAAGAATATGAACATGCACCTGCGTCAAAGAGGATATGATAGAGTAGCAGGGTCTTATCTGATCTCACTGACCAGTTTTATGGGTTGATTCGTGTCAAATGCAGAGAACTTGCCCATGAATTGGCACATCGAAATAACATCCATGTCCCAGACAACTGGTGAAGAAATGGAAGGGTAAGTGATATTGAACATAAATGTATGCCTACATTCAGATATAGATCTAAAATATATCACACCCCCATTCCATGAACTTTGACCTACCACTACCATCACAGACAACCACCATCCACTTACCCCaaggtggctcaacttaccccatacacagagacccattattggacaagctatgttttcaaaacaGTTGTTTACATGAAATCgtattatttccagggatacacaacatcctgaaatatatgtagatatctttgttagacaTAACTGTTTCCCTTGACgttgaatgtaaaaaaaaaatggctcAACATACCCTACTCTCCACCACAGCATACCAGTTCTGCCATCCATCTTGTTTTGTGTAAATATGAGGCAGTTTCCAGAGTTTCCCCTTAAGTTACCCATACCCAGTGACTCCCTTATTTATATATTTGAACATTCTACATAATGATCCACCCTTCGTGCATGGATGATTATACTTGAATAAAAATTCCTTCCATAGAGCAAAAACAGTAAAAAACTGTGTGAAAAATCATGAAGAATCAGTCTCAAGTAACAGAAAACAATAGAAGACCGGCTATAGCTGAggacaacagcagagagagaggactgtttgCATACATCTCTATCTTACGCTGAGGAGCGGGTGACGTCAAATGACTTGGGGGATGAGCAAGTAAAGAAAGTCTACACAGCCTCAGTCGTTGGAAGCTAATGAGAATTGATTGGTGATTGTTGTTAAACCTCTACACGGAGTGAGAAAGATCTCGACATGAGCATTCTGGTAATGAAAACAACACAGGAAGTCAACAATGTAAGTTTGCTTTTCCTCTTACCTCGCCCTCTAAAGGGCAAGTGCTTCAGACTGGCTCTCTCTTATATGGTAAAGATATTGCCATAGAAATGTCCTCATCAGCCACAGTACAGGTAGTGTGCGGTTCCAGTTACCTTTGTTCCAAAATGTTTACTACTGCATAATTTTCATGCGTTCATTGATGGTTGTTCACACATCCGCAAGAACGAAGGACAAATCTTCTCAGATAAATAACAAGTAATTATTTTTGCTGTTGTTACTTAAACCAACTGAAGGGCACTGATACTACTGCACTTTTGGAGCtaggagcacaagcatttcgctacacccgcaataacatctgataaatatatgtgtatgtgaccaataaaatttgatttatttGAGTTGACCCATTTCATTATTTATCCCCTTCTTAGCACCGTGAGTGAGCCATCAACCCTTCAACCTGAACCAAGAGAGTGTGTTTCTAGTGAGAAACAAAGTGTGTCTTAGCAGTGGTTATTATTGATGTGGGATTTTTACCTGGCAACAACTCCTTGATACCCCATCGTAAATGACAACTTGGGGCTAGAGTTCAACTGCAGGCTCAAAATGACAGCTTGTAACttttgacacagacagacaccagaccagacaatGACATGGAGGTGCGCGCGTACATGGACTATCCCGTTGCGATTTATAGCAACGTCACAGAGCAGTTGAATGGCTCCTCAGCCACCTCCTCTGGGCTGGCAGGAGAGGAACCTGACCCCTACCAGCATTACACCATCAGCGTCTTCCTCTCCTGCCTCTACACAATCTTCCTTTTCCCCGTGGGCTTCATCGGGAACGTCCTCATCCTGGCCGTCAACCTGAGCCACAGGGGCCGCATGACCGCCCCCGACCTTTACTTTGTCAACCTGGCGGCTGCCGACCTGGTCCTGGTGGCTGACTCCCTGATCGAGGTGTTCAACCTTAGCGAGCACTACTATGACATGGCTGCCCTGTGCACCTTCATGGCCCTGTTCCTGCAGGTCAACATGTACAGCAGCGTCTTCTTCCTGACCTGGATGAGCTTTGACCGGTTTGTGGTGCTGGCGGGCTCAATGAGTCTGGGCAGAAGTATGCCCCGGGCCCGCCTGACCTGCTGCCTGATCTGGGTGACCTCCGCCCTGCTCACCCTGCTGCCCTTCACTGTGGCCCAGGTGCAGCACGCTGGGGAGCTCCACTTCTGCTTTGCGAATGTATCCCAGATCCAGTGGCTGGAGGTTACGCTGGGCTTCCTGCTGCCCTTCTGCGTGCTGGGCCTCTGCTACTGGAGGATCGCCCTGGTTCTGGTGAGCGCTCAAAGGGAGCACAGTGGGCTGCAGCGGCGGCCACAGAAGCGGAAGGCTTTGAGGATGATTTCTGCGGCCGTGTTGGTGTTCTTTGCCTGCTGGTTACCGCAGAACATGTTTGTCAGCGTGCACCTGCTTAGAGGCGATGTGGATGGAACGCTGTGGCATGACTACCCTCTGACGGCCCACATGGTCAACCTGGCTGCCTTCTCCAACAGCTGTCTCAACCCGCTGGTCTACAGCTTCCTGGGGGAGACCTTCCAGGACAAGCTAAGGAGCTTCATCAAGGAAAACATCAGCTGGGCCAAGTTAGACAGCTCCTGCTGGAGTAGCTAGCCCCTCTAGCCTACCCACTGCAAGCTCCTGCCCCCATCCCATACTTAAAAGTACAAGTCCCACCACACAACCTCTCCAACGCTCCTGCTGCCTCTACAAACCAGCCATCCATCCTTCAAATCAAAACTCACCAACATACGTGTGCCCTGGACAGCTAAGTGGTGTGTCTGATTTCAATCACTTTCTGACCTCACTCCTTTTGACTTAAATCTTTCCATAGATAgttttgtgtatatataatgtatggggataccccttcaaatgagtggattcggctatttcagccacactgtTTGCTGACAGGTCTATAAAGTCAGGCACACCGCCAcgcaatctccacagacaaacattgacagtagaatagcTTTACTGAAGAgcccagtgactttcaatgtggcacagtcataggatgccacctttccaacaagtcagttggtcaaatgtttgtcctgctagagctgccccggtcaactgtatgcactgttattgtgaagtggaaacgtctaagagcaacaacggctcagccgctcacagaatgggaccagtgcgtagcgtgtaaaaatcgtctgtcctcggttacaacactcacgaccgagttccaaactgcctctggaagcaaagtcagcacaaggAATGTTCGTCGGAAGCTGCATGAAgtgtgtttccatggccgagcagcagcacgattctgtgcttccaacattgtggcaactGTTTCTGaaaggacctttcctgtttcagcatgacaatgcccccctgCATTgtcaaagcaaggtccatacggaaatggtttgttgagatcggggtggaagaacttgactggcctgcactgagccctgacctcaaaccaatcgaacacctttggaatgaattggaatgccaactgctTACCAGGCCTGAGTTCAGTGCCTGAACTCACTactgctcgtggctgaatggaagcttaCAAACAAGGTTGTCAAACTATTTTctttaaacatttttatttgtcatttTAAACTTTAACGTCTAAAAAAAGCTTAAACTCTGATTTTCCTCATTGTCGCATATTTTATAAGTTTAGATCCATTTTAGATAATCTGAGGTGTTTGTTGTGTCCACCATCGGTTGAGACAGCATACTCTGTGAATATAAGGGTGGGTGTCATTTcaatcatagaaatagaatggatATATCCCTTCAACCCACTACAATTGAGCTAGTACATAGTTGAAATATAATATAAATTGACATTTAGAACTTCCAATTACTACCACAAAAATGGGTGCCTGTCCACCCATCGTCAAATGTCTACTTAAATGGAAATGTATATTCTATTATCTTTATTTCTATGATTCCAACAGGTTTCCTAGAGAAGATTGAAGGTGTAATTTAAAACTGATATTCCCATTCAAATaaacattctctgatgtgtggacctccaaccatTTTTGTGCTACCGTTTGAAAGTAAAAATGTTTCAATTGTATTCCCATTTTAGAACATTTATCAGCAAAAACATGACACCCACCACCCTGTATTGAAGGGCATGCTGTGTCTCAACTGATGGCGAGCACAACAAAAATACCTCAGATTATGTAAAATAGGGTCTAACCTACAACATAAGCAAAATGAGAAACAGAGTGTTCAGATAATCTCAtaattataaaaatatatataattctgATCACTTACATGGGAAAAAAATGTGtagaaagctgtgtgtgtgtgtgtgtgtgtggccccatCTACTGGTGTCACCATACAAAAATGTTTCTGTAAATTAAATGAATAAAGCAGGAATATATAGCAGTTTACCCCAGTAGTTTTGTTTTTCTTCTTCCGCTTCTTTTCCTTCTGTGCATCATCTGCTTGTTGTTTGTGTTTCCTTGAATTTGTCACCACGTCCTCTGAAGTGTTCTTTGACAATGTGGGGACTGGTATAGGAGCCTCCTTGGAATGTGCAAGACCTTATTTTAATATCTCATCATGATGAACTCAGCTTACAAGAAATGACATATGCCTCTATGCAATCTTTTTTAAATGTTAAAATCACCATATTACTGTTACCATACTTGCCTCAATGTCAGTatttttccttttctttttcaCTTTGCTTTCATCAACGCAGACATCTCTCTCATTTGAATTCAACTTCATCCTTTTGCACCCAATTCTTTTGGGATCTGATTCACATGATTTACTCTTTGCCATGATAGCCAACTTGTTCCTGAAACATAATTGCATAGTT
This DNA window, taken from Oncorhynchus nerka isolate Pitt River linkage group LG23, Oner_Uvic_2.0, whole genome shotgun sequence, encodes the following:
- the LOC115106557 gene encoding uncharacterized protein LOC115106557 isoform X1, which produces MANQTDFLPQTEMSTDMQPFNTTSTSSPFNTSDFIAKIAANDLTSRANYVYALCAVLGLASACILLYALIRSYRAQRYLAWLDSLLWAFSSSQLLLLLLSLSSVAHRPSYLVTTHIGCAALAFTVNMASLCGLLLLVFMGYALTFDTPTHALLKRPWVCVALVLLVSILCSLVLARLRGPSKELHLEGICIIDPTEAGRSYAMAKLCLGCLIPYLLLLGLLTGGCVRQWKSSSRFLSGSEEGPVFLAVAVVIFVCQLFHGIVLVRGAGMQQAGDLSYHERAFMHVSEFVMFSGSCVCLVLVLLLHRPCRESLLEVIRQLRDCCRGLGGRQTHRHIMAPHIEIADTQDYNP
- the LOC115106557 gene encoding G-protein coupled estrogen receptor 1-like isoform X2, with amino-acid sequence MEVRAYMDYPVAIYSNVTEQLNGSSATSSGLAGEEPDPYQHYTISVFLSCLYTIFLFPVGFIGNVLILAVNLSHRGRMTAPDLYFVNLAAADLVLVADSLIEVFNLSEHYYDMAALCTFMALFLQVNMYSSVFFLTWMSFDRFVVLAGSMSLGRSMPRARLTCCLIWVTSALLTLLPFTVAQVQHAGELHFCFANVSQIQWLEVTLGFLLPFCVLGLCYWRIALVLVSAQREHSGLQRRPQKRKALRMISAAVLVFFACWLPQNMFVSVHLLRGDVDGTLWHDYPLTAHMVNLAAFSNSCLNPLVYSFLGETFQDKLRSFIKENISWAKLDSSCWSS